The window CAATGGCATTTGACTTAACAAACTTAGCGACCTTCCAGCAGAACATCAGGTCAGTCATTTGTTCTTGGGTTGGTTGAACCTTGCTAACGATGCTCAACTCGTCTGCATTAAAGTCCTCGGTATCGGTATCTTGCACTAACAGGCCACCGGTGACGCGTTTATAGTCGAGTTGAGTCCCAGAGTCAGCCCACTGGCCGCATTCGAGCAAACGCACATTTTTCTTACCGGAGACAGCTTCTTTTGCGGCATCGCTGACGCTTGGTGCGATAATCACTTCAACAAACTGGCGTTCAACAATGGCAGTTGCGGTCGCTTCATCGAGCTCGCGATTAAATGCAATGATGCCACCAAACGCTGAGGTTGGGTCGGTTTTGAACGCCCGGTCGTAAGCGTCGGAAATAGATTCACCAATAGCAACGCCGCATGGATTCGCGTGCTTGACGATAACACAAGCCGGTTCAACGAAGCTTTTCACACATTCTAACGCGGCGTCGGTATCGGCAATGTTATTGAACGACAGTGCTTTGCCTTGCAGCTGTTTAGCCGTAGACACGTTACCTTCAGGCGCATTGCTCTCAGTGTAGAATGCTGCTGATTGATGCGAGTTTTCTCCGTAGCGTAGGTCTTGTTTCTTCGATACTTGCAGGTTTAATGTGCGGGCGAAGTCATTGTCGCTTAACTGTTTGCCCAGATAATTTGCTATCATGCCATCGTATTGCGCAGTATGCTCAAACGCGGCAACCGCTAAATCAAAGCGAGTATCGTAGCTGACAGTGCCACTGTTATTCATTTCACTTAGAACGCGGTCATAGTCAGACGCATTAACCACAATAGTGACATCTCTATGGTTTTTCGCTGCGGCTCGAACCATAGTTGGCCCACCGATATCAATATTCTCAATCGCGTCTTCTAACGTACAGCCTTCTGTAGCAACGGTTTCGGCAAACGGGTAGAGGTTTACAACAACCATGTCGATCGGCGCGATATTTTGTTCCTGCATAACGGCCTGATCAATGTCACGACGGCCCAGAATCCCACCGTGAACTTTCGGATGCAGTGTCTTAACACGACCGCCCATAATTTCCGTTTGTCCGGTGTGCTCAGAGACATCAATTACGGTTAAGCCAGAGTCGCGTAAGAGTTTGGCCGTGCCGCCTGTAGAGAGTATTTCAATATTCTTTGCTGCTAATGCCTGGGCAAACTCAACAATGCCTGTTTTATCTGAAACACTAATTAACGCGCGTTGAATAGGACGGTTTTCCATGGTTTTGCCTTTCTGTTCTAAGTTACTTTTTAAGCCATAAAAAAAAGGCGCCAAAAGGCGCCCAAAAATCGTATTAGTTCATGCCGTATTTTTTCAGCTTTTTGCGTAAGGTGCCGCGATTAATGCCAAGCATGGTTGCGGCGCGGGTTTGATTACCCCGGGTGTAAGTCATGACCTCTTCAAGTAACGGTGCTTCTACTTCTGACAGCACCAGTTCGTACAGCTCTTCTGGATCCTGACCGTCAAGCTGGCGCAGGAAGCTGTGCAGTGCTTGCTTTACGGAATCACGCAGTGGCTTAGGCTGAGCGTTGTTTCCGATAGTGGTCAGGGGAGATACATTCTCACGATTAGGGTTTTGATCAAACATAATACGCTTATCTCTTCTCTACAGTGACAAAATAATCTTCGAGTGCCTGGAGTTGCTCGCTGGCATCTTCCAGACGGTTAAATACCTGCCGGAACTCATCGTTACTGGCTTGCTCTTTCAAGTACCAGCCGACATGCTTTCTGGCTATACGTACACCCTGAAAGCTGCCGTAAAAGCTGTGCAGCTGTTCAACGTGGTTAATTGTTGTTTCCGCAACTTCTGCTATTGGCGGCGGTGCTAATTCCTCACCAGTTTCCAGATAATGGCTTATTTCCCGGAATAACCATGGGTTTCCTTGTGCGCCCCGGCCAATCATGATGGCGTCAGCACCGGTATAAGCTAAAACGTCTTTCGCTTGCTGTGGCGTGCGAATATCGCCATTAGCAATAACGGGAATTGAGATTGCTTTTTTCACTGCCCGTATGGTGTCGTATTCCGCTTCGCCCTTATACATACATGCCCGAGTCCGGCCATGCAGAGCAAGTGACTGGATACCACAGCGCTCAGCTATTCTTGCTATTTCAATTCCATTTTTATGTTCGCGATCCCAACCTGTGCGGGTTTTTAACGTGACCGGAACATCAACCGCTGAAACCACAGCCGTCAGTATTTCTTCCACAAGCTCTGGGTATTGCATCAGCGCAGAGCCTGCCATTTTTTTATTCACTTTCTTTGCCGGGCAACCCATATTAATGTCAATAATTTGAGCGCCCATATCGACATTCACCTTAGCCGCCTCTGCCATTAGCGAAGGCTCCGAGCCTGCAATCTGCACGGCGCGAATACCTAACTCACCAGAGTGATCCATGCGTTGCCTGGACTTACCGGTTTTCCACACTTTCGGGTTACTGGACAGCATTTCAGACACTGTCAAACCTGCCCCTTTGCTGTAACACAGCTGACGAAAGGGCTGATCAGTAACTCCGGCCATGGGAGCTAGAATGACCTGATTGTCGAGTTGATATGGACCAATCCGCATCGGTTAAAAACTACTCAGCGAAAGGGGAGAGAATTTTATGGAATTTGCGCAATAAAGAAAAGGCTATTTATTACGCAATTTGAGTCTTTTTTTAACTTTTTACTATTGACAAAGCGAACGCTTGTTAACCAACTCGAGTACCGCTCAGCATTGCCCAGTCACCGTCTATGACGGGCGTGTCGAAATTAATGTCAGGCTGGTAGGCTTGCATAACATCATCGACTTGGCGTTCCAGAATACCTGACAGCACAAGCTGACCACCGGGCTTTACAAACGCCAGTATGGTGTCCGATAACTCTCTGAGTGGACCGGCAAGCACATTAGCGAGGACTAAATCGACCTGTGTTTGTGGTTGCTCACTTGGTAAGTAGACATCAAACTTGTCGCTGACACCGTTACGTTCGGCATTATCTTTGGTCGCAATGAGCGCTTGTTGATCGATATCGATACCGATGGCGTGCTTAGCGTCAAATAGCAACGCTGCGATGCCTAAAATACCGGAGCCACAGCCAAAGTCTAAGGTGGTCTTATCTTTTGGTGGGTTCGCATCAAGCCATCTCAGGCACATCGCCGTCGTTGGATGCGTACCGGTGCCAAACGCCATGCCTGGATCAAGCAAGATATTGACAGCCGATGGGTCAGGAATATCACGCCAACTTGGGCAAATCCAAAGCCGCTCACCAAATTGAATAGGGTGGAAGTTATCCATCCATTCGCGTTCCCAGTCTTTGTCTTCAAGTGCATCAGTTTTGTATTGAAGAGGCGTCGGCAGAATAGCTGACTTTTCCAGGTTAGTGACAACCGATTTAATATCAGCTTCAGCGTCGAACAACCCTGTGACAAGGGTATTTTGCCATAGCGTCACTTCGCCCGGTCTGGGCTCAAAAATAGGTGTGTCGGCGCCGTCGCGGTAGGTGACCGCTTGAGCGCCGTTACCCATGAGCATGTCGCCGACACGCGGCGCATGCTCTTCACTGCTTGAAAGTGTGAGTTGTATCCAGGCCATTCTATTAATGACCACCCATACCCAGCTTTTTCTCTAAGTAATGGATGTTTGTACCACCATGCTGGAAGTTCTCATCCGCCATGATGCTTTTTTGCAGCGGCACGTTGGTTTTTATGTTCTCAATAATGAGCTCACTTAACGCGTTGCGCATACGGGCAATGGCGATATCTCGGTTTTCCCCGTAAGTAATCAGCTTTCCAATCATTGAGTCATAATTGGGTGGTACTTTATAGTCCGCATAAACGTGAGAGTCCCAACGCACACCAAAACCACCCGGTGGATGGAAACGGGTAATTTGACCGGGCGACGGTACAAAGGTATCTGGGTCTTCAGCGTTAATACGACACTCAACAGCATGCCCACGAATAACGACATCTTCCTGGCTGATAGAGAGTTGGCGACCAGCAGCGATGCGAAGCTGCTCTTTAATGAGGTCGATACCGGTAACCATTTCGGTGACTGGGTGCTCTACCTGAATACGGGTGTTCATTTCTATGAAGTAGAACTCGCCGTTTTCATATAAGAATTCAAAGGTACCGGCACCGCGATAGCCAATTTCAATACAGGCTTTGGCGCAGCGCTCGCCGATGAACTTACGCATTTCCGGTGTGATACCCGGGGCCGGCGCTTCTTCCACTACTTTTTGGTGGCGACGCTGCATGGAGCAGTCACGTTCACCTAAATGGATAGCATTACCCTGGCCGTCGGCTAGAACCTGAACCTCGACGTGGCGAGGATTCTCCAGGAACTTTTCCATATAGACAACGGGGTTCCCGAAAGCAGCGCGAGCTTCGTTTTGCGTCATACTAATAGCGCTTAGCAGTTCGCTTTCCTGACGCACTACGCGCATACCGCGACCACCGCCGCCGCCGGCTGCTTTGATAATAATTGGGTAACCGATGCGTTTAGCGAGCTTAATATTGCGCTCATTGTCGTCGTCTAATGGACCGTCTGATCCCGGGACGCAAGGAACACCCGCTTTTTTCATCGCTTTGATTGCTGACACTTTGTCGCCCATCAGGCGAATAACGTCTGCTGTTGGGCCGACGAAAACAAAGCCAGATTGTTCAACCTGCTCAGCGAAGTCTGCGTTCTCCGCTAAGAAGCCGTAGCCTGGGTGGATAGCTGCAGAGTCGGTAATTTCCGCTGCACTAATAATTCTGGGAATGTTCAAATAGCTTTCATTCGCCGGTGCTTTACCAATACAGATAGCTTCATCAGCTAGCAGTACGTGTTTTAAATTTCTGTCGACCGTCGAGTGAACCGCAACCGTTTTAATGCCAAGCTCTTTACAAGCTCGCAAAATTCTCAGTGCAATTTCGCCGCGGTTGGCTATGACCACTTTATCTAACATGACAAATTCCTGCGGTTACTTTATTCGATAACAAATAGTGGCTGATCAAACTCAACTGGTTCTTCGTTTTCGACCAGAATTTGCTTCACAACACCGGACTTGTCCGCTTCAATTTGGTTCATCATTTTCATTGCTTCAACAATGCACAGCGTATCGCCAGCGTTGACTCGCGAACCGACAGTGACGAATGGTTTTGCATCTGGCGAAGGCGCTTCATAGAAGGTACCTACCATTGGCGAGCGAACGATATGACCGGATATTTCCTCACTGGGTGCTTCAGCACTGTCTGCAGCCGCCGGAGCTGGCTGAGCTTGAGGTGCCGCCTGAGGTGCTGGTTGTGGAGCATATTGAACAGGTGCCGGCGCGGCTTGAGCGCTGTATCGGTTAATACGAACCGACTCTTCGCCTTCAGTAATTTCTAACTCAGCTACACCTGACTCTTCAACCAGTTCAATCAATTTCTTAATTTTACGAATGTCCATGCTAACGCTTACCTTTCAATGTCGTTGTTATTTAAATGCTGTAAAGCGGCGTGTAACGCGTACTCATAACCCGAGGGGCCTAAGCCGCAAATTACGCCGGTTGCGGCGTCCGCTAAATAGGAGTGATGCCGAAATGATTCACGGCGGTAAATATTGGAAATATGTACTTCAATAAATGGAATGGCAGTGGCTAACAACGCATCTCTTAACGCTACACTGGTATGAGCATAAGCTGCTGGGTTGATGATGATGTAATCGACACCCGATTCCGCCGCTTGTTGTATCCAGTCAATGAGTTGATGTTCAGCGTTTGATTGCTTAAAGGTTAATTCTGCACCCTTAGCTTTGGCGATGCTGTTTAGATCTTGCTGAATGTCAGAGAGCGTTTTGTGACCATAAATAGACGGCTCCCGCGAGCCCAGCAGGTTAAGGTTTGGCCCATTTAGCACTAATATATGAGAAGGTTTCGCCATTATGCCGCCATCTGCTCCGAAATCACTGAAAACTAACTTATTGTAGACAGCGACTTCAAGTGTGAGTTCTTATTTTCCGTATTATAGGCAAAAATGACAGGAATGCAGCACTTTACTGGTCTTATCAGAGCATTTAGGCGCAAAATTACTCATTTAGCATCTTCTCAAGATGTGTTTTGAATTCTTTGGCGTCTTTAAAGCCCGTTACGCGGTATGCATTTTGTTCTTCGCCGCTTGGTGAAAAGAACAAAATGGTTGGTAGACCAAGCACGTTGTAGTAATTCAATATATCGATATCTTGCTGATTGTTGGCTGTAACGTCAGCTTGTATTAACTGCATGTTCTCAAAGTGTTTTTGCACGCTCGCGTCAGAGAAGGTGTATTGTTCAAACTCTTTACAGGCAACGCACCAGTCTGCGTATAAGTCCAACATGACCCATGTGTCACTCTCAGCGACTTCGCGTTGAATGTCTTCTAGAGTCGTAACCTGCTTGAATAAGCCATGGCTTTGCTGCTCCAACTGCGCCTTATTCACTTGCCAGTAAACGCCAACGGTTGCCAGGCTCGACAAGATAACTAATGAGACAACGGTCGATTTAACTGAGGTCATTCGACTAATGGCGGCAATTAACGCACCGGCGGCAATCACAAAGTAGAATATCCAGAGCCACATACTTATATGGGTTGGCAATAAGCGTTCGACTAAAAACAGTGTGACAGCAAGCAGTAACCAGCCAAACAACTGTTTCACAACGGTCATCCAGGCGCCGGCTTTAGGCAGCAGCTTACCGCCGCTGAGACCGAACAGAATAAGAGGCACCCCCATGCCCAGGCTTAACGCATAGAGTATTGCCGCGCCGTTAATGATATCGCCTGATTGTGCAATAAAAAGTAAAGCACCGGAAAGAGGAGCCGTTGTGCACGGAGACGCCACTAACCCGGAGATGGCTCCAATAATGAATAC is drawn from Idiomarina piscisalsi and contains these coding sequences:
- the accB gene encoding acetyl-CoA carboxylase biotin carboxyl carrier protein; translation: MDIRKIKKLIELVEESGVAELEITEGEESVRINRYSAQAAPAPVQYAPQPAPQAAPQAQPAPAAADSAEAPSEEISGHIVRSPMVGTFYEAPSPDAKPFVTVGSRVNAGDTLCIVEAMKMMNQIEADKSGVVKQILVENEEPVEFDQPLFVIE
- the accC gene encoding acetyl-CoA carboxylase biotin carboxylase subunit, whose amino-acid sequence is MLDKVVIANRGEIALRILRACKELGIKTVAVHSTVDRNLKHVLLADEAICIGKAPANESYLNIPRIISAAEITDSAAIHPGYGFLAENADFAEQVEQSGFVFVGPTADVIRLMGDKVSAIKAMKKAGVPCVPGSDGPLDDDNERNIKLAKRIGYPIIIKAAGGGGGRGMRVVRQESELLSAISMTQNEARAAFGNPVVYMEKFLENPRHVEVQVLADGQGNAIHLGERDCSMQRRHQKVVEEAPAPGITPEMRKFIGERCAKACIEIGYRGAGTFEFLYENGEFYFIEMNTRIQVEHPVTEMVTGIDLIKEQLRIAAGRQLSISQEDVVIRGHAVECRINAEDPDTFVPSPGQITRFHPPGGFGVRWDSHVYADYKVPPNYDSMIGKLITYGENRDIAIARMRNALSELIIENIKTNVPLQKSIMADENFQHGGTNIHYLEKKLGMGGH
- the purH gene encoding bifunctional phosphoribosylaminoimidazolecarboxamide formyltransferase/IMP cyclohydrolase, whose translation is MENRPIQRALISVSDKTGIVEFAQALAAKNIEILSTGGTAKLLRDSGLTVIDVSEHTGQTEIMGGRVKTLHPKVHGGILGRRDIDQAVMQEQNIAPIDMVVVNLYPFAETVATEGCTLEDAIENIDIGGPTMVRAAAKNHRDVTIVVNASDYDRVLSEMNNSGTVSYDTRFDLAVAAFEHTAQYDGMIANYLGKQLSDNDFARTLNLQVSKKQDLRYGENSHQSAAFYTESNAPEGNVSTAKQLQGKALSFNNIADTDAALECVKSFVEPACVIVKHANPCGVAIGESISDAYDRAFKTDPTSAFGGIIAFNRELDEATATAIVERQFVEVIIAPSVSDAAKEAVSGKKNVRLLECGQWADSGTQLDYKRVTGGLLVQDTDTEDFNADELSIVSKVQPTQEQMTDLMFCWKVAKFVKSNAIVYAKDGMTIGVGAGQMSRVYSAKIAGIKAADEGLQVEGSVMASDAFFPFRDGIDAAAEAGIKAIIQPGGSIRDDEIIAAADEHGIAMVFTGMRHFRH
- the fis gene encoding DNA-binding transcriptional regulator Fis; the protein is MFDQNPNRENVSPLTTIGNNAQPKPLRDSVKQALHSFLRQLDGQDPEELYELVLSEVEAPLLEEVMTYTRGNQTRAATMLGINRGTLRKKLKKYGMN
- the prmA gene encoding 50S ribosomal protein L11 methyltransferase; its protein translation is MAWIQLTLSSSEEHAPRVGDMLMGNGAQAVTYRDGADTPIFEPRPGEVTLWQNTLVTGLFDAEADIKSVVTNLEKSAILPTPLQYKTDALEDKDWEREWMDNFHPIQFGERLWICPSWRDIPDPSAVNILLDPGMAFGTGTHPTTAMCLRWLDANPPKDKTTLDFGCGSGILGIAALLFDAKHAIGIDIDQQALIATKDNAERNGVSDKFDVYLPSEQPQTQVDLVLANVLAGPLRELSDTILAFVKPGGQLVLSGILERQVDDVMQAYQPDINFDTPVIDGDWAMLSGTRVG
- the aroQ gene encoding type II 3-dehydroquinate dehydratase, translating into MAKPSHILVLNGPNLNLLGSREPSIYGHKTLSDIQQDLNSIAKAKGAELTFKQSNAEHQLIDWIQQAAESGVDYIIINPAAYAHTSVALRDALLATAIPFIEVHISNIYRRESFRHHSYLADAATGVICGLGPSGYEYALHAALQHLNNNDIER
- the dusB gene encoding tRNA dihydrouridine synthase DusB: MRIGPYQLDNQVILAPMAGVTDQPFRQLCYSKGAGLTVSEMLSSNPKVWKTGKSRQRMDHSGELGIRAVQIAGSEPSLMAEAAKVNVDMGAQIIDINMGCPAKKVNKKMAGSALMQYPELVEEILTAVVSAVDVPVTLKTRTGWDREHKNGIEIARIAERCGIQSLALHGRTRACMYKGEAEYDTIRAVKKAISIPVIANGDIRTPQQAKDVLAYTGADAIMIGRGAQGNPWLFREISHYLETGEELAPPPIAEVAETTINHVEQLHSFYGSFQGVRIARKHVGWYLKEQASNDEFRQVFNRLEDASEQLQALEDYFVTVEKR